CCGAGAAGATGAGAAACATGAGCCAGGAAGAAACTTCCTCCTGATGGAGTAATTTTTTCATCGGTGAAGTCAATTAGGATTTTTTTGATATATTGTCCATGGGGCACCTCCTGGGTGAAAATATAAGTTTCGTGTTTCCTTTGAAATATAAAAGAGAGGTACCCCTTTCTCATCTCTTATCCGGACCTTAAGGTAGCAATATAAGTTTCTATCTGTCTATTTTCGATAAATACTTTTGAATTTCGTCTTTAAGGGCGTGGCGGGTGGGATAGGTCTGGATAACTTCTTCCAGATGGGCCTTTATGGTTTCTTTCCCTAGATAATCTTTGAGTGGATAGATAGATCTGATGAATTCTCGATAAAGCCTGCGGTTCGGATTATATGTCTCAAGCATGAGATGAGAAACTTCAAGAAGTGTCTTGGCAGCTTCTTTGGCAATCTCGTGAGGAAGTTCCTCTAACATACCAACCACATTTAGAAATGTATCAGGGAACTTTCCAACTCTTTCTTTTTCTTTTTTTAATGTATCAAGCCATGCTGAAAAATCTCCTTCTTTAAGCAAAAAGGTCAACAATTCTTGCCCTTTTAAAAGATTTTTGGCTTCTCGTTTAAGTTTTTCCCACTCGTCAGGAGAGGCAAGCTTTTTCATATCCCAGAGAAAATTGAGAGAAGGCGCGGTAGTGAAAAAAGAGTAATAAATTTTTAAGGCTTCTTTTTTTCGGCCAAGTTTTTCCAGAATGAAGGCCTTTTTCGTAAAAAAGTGAAATTTGTTGGGTGTTTTTGATGAAAGCACCCTCTCAACGAATTTAAGAGCTTCTTTATAATCCTCTCGCTTTATAAGTTCTTCAAGGTGAAAGTCTGCTAGGGAAAAATCGGTGATGTTTGCGTTGACAAATTCTTCATACTTTTCAGGGAAGAATTTTAAAAGGATTTTAGCCTTTATAGTCTCGCCATATTTCAGGTTATCAACGAAAGCAAGTAACTTTTTGGCTGCTTCCTGGCTGTCAATCACTTCCGCCATAGAATCAGCTATTTCGTAATGTATGTCAAAGTCGCGATAATCTTTCTTTTTTCCTTCTTTCAAAAGGTAATCCATAACTTCTTTTTTGCCCCCGGAATAAAGAAGTTTGAAAATTTCAAGCACCTCGCTAACTACATTTCCAGTGGAACCAGCGGAATCGTCCATGTTTTGCAGATTTTTTACCCAGCCAGAAAGCACGCTTTTTGCTATAGCACAGGCCTCTTCAAGCTTTCCTGCATTGATAAGCTTCCCAGCAGTAAGGAGTAACTTCCCCACTTCTCGTTCAAGTTCCATGGTGGCATAGTAGTCGATAAATCCGTGTTTTTTGTAGCTACTTACTAGGTGCCTAAAGATGGCGTTGTATTTGGCCTCAAGGGTTTTACCCCCAGGATCAGCATAAAAAGCAAATCTTGCCAGCAGGGCATTTCTCCATTCCTTGCTGTATCTTATTCCCTCTCTCACAAACTCTCTAAGTTCTTCGCAGGAAAGTTTTTCAAGTATTTCTTCGGCAAGTTCTGCTTTAGTTTTTCTTTTTCTTTTCTTAGTGGCCTTCTTAGCTTCTGTTGAAAGGAAATCATCATTGAAAGCCTTTAACACCACTGCCACCACATGCTTGCAAACCGATCCATTATAAGGGCAACTGCAATACCAATCTATGATTTCCTGGTCTTTAAGCTCCACTTCCACCTTATAAAAGGGGGCATAATTACCCTTAACTGCAGCTTTAACAATTCCATCTTTTACCTTAAAGCTAAGCAGGTCATCTTTATTCAGTATGTCTTTTGCCCTTTCAATTATCTGAGAAGGCACTTCTTTTAGAAACGCGTTTACTTTCATTCGTCTAAAACGCGCTTAATTTTCTTCCATAAAAGAGGGAAGTGGCGTGGCCCAAGACTCGTCATCAAAATAAAGTTCTTTTAAATCTTTAGGTTTTTCAAAGGGCGGAAGAACTGGGCCTTCTATCACCTCAAAACGCACAAAACACGACTTATACCAGTCAACTTCAGGCAGAGGAAGTTCCATCTTTTTCATGATCTCGTAAGTACGGTAAAAGTCCTCCCAGCGGTTTTCCTGCTCTGGATAGGTGGTGAAGTCCCGCAAAATGTCTGTAATCACCATGCCTGCCGCAAGAATAAACTTCTGAAAATCAAACCATTTTCTCAAGGAAGCCTCTCGATGGGTAAACCCCATATACCCCACAGAACCAGGGCCTTTTAAGGCTTCGATACATCTGCCCACAAAAAGTTTAAGGCCTTTTTTGGTTTCTACCGGATCCGTAACAAAGACATCAAATCTCTTGCGTAAATCTTCGTGCA
The sequence above is drawn from the Thermodesulfatator atlanticus DSM 21156 genome and encodes:
- a CDS encoding SWIM zinc finger family protein, producing the protein MKVNAFLKEVPSQIIERAKDILNKDDLLSFKVKDGIVKAAVKGNYAPFYKVEVELKDQEIIDWYCSCPYNGSVCKHVVAVVLKAFNDDFLSTEAKKATKKRKRKTKAELAEEILEKLSCEELREFVREGIRYSKEWRNALLARFAFYADPGGKTLEAKYNAIFRHLVSSYKKHGFIDYYATMELEREVGKLLLTAGKLINAGKLEEACAIAKSVLSGWVKNLQNMDDSAGSTGNVVSEVLEIFKLLYSGGKKEVMDYLLKEGKKKDYRDFDIHYEIADSMAEVIDSQEAAKKLLAFVDNLKYGETIKAKILLKFFPEKYEEFVNANITDFSLADFHLEELIKREDYKEALKFVERVLSSKTPNKFHFFTKKAFILEKLGRKKEALKIYYSFFTTAPSLNFLWDMKKLASPDEWEKLKREAKNLLKGQELLTFLLKEGDFSAWLDTLKKEKERVGKFPDTFLNVVGMLEELPHEIAKEAAKTLLEVSHLMLETYNPNRRLYREFIRSIYPLKDYLGKETIKAHLEEVIQTYPTRHALKDEIQKYLSKIDR